The following proteins are co-located in the Chitinophagales bacterium genome:
- a CDS encoding beta-lactamase family protein, with amino-acid sequence MKYLSILLILLISVSCSKQTWEIAGNSCTMQEDINSNYSKAAQLQNLLDKYAVIGLPGLALAVYSPEGFWAGAAGYAKLEDKTVMQPCHLQYSQSVSKTYLAVAILKLQEEGRIKLDEKITAYLPAEVTAKVTGAEKVTVRQLMNHTSGIAEYNDKPAYVSYLLQHPLHVFTTMDYLDYIKGDDLRFEPGSKRVYTNTNYLLLALIGDQLTGDHAKYMRDQIFKPLGLVNSYYRDYADYLHQPGLVNSYWDRYSNGVLENCSAMQQVNVGSLIGDDGIIAAPADYVTFLKALFEDQLLSPSSMEQMLTFVKNDTGKYAYGYGLGISNDPYKEHDIYGHSGGGIGAGCLLEYIPDKDTYFFIGINIGTVISSPVTEKAEHIREEILDVLLEE; translated from the coding sequence ATGAAATATCTTTCGATACTGCTGATTCTCCTGATCTCTGTTTCCTGCAGCAAGCAGACCTGGGAGATAGCGGGAAATTCCTGTACGATGCAGGAGGACATCAATAGCAATTATTCCAAAGCCGCTCAGCTGCAAAACCTCCTCGACAAATATGCTGTCATCGGATTGCCCGGACTTGCACTCGCTGTGTATTCTCCCGAAGGATTCTGGGCCGGTGCGGCAGGATATGCCAAGCTGGAAGACAAAACCGTTATGCAGCCCTGTCACCTGCAATATTCTCAGAGCGTTTCCAAGACTTACCTCGCTGTTGCCATCTTAAAATTGCAGGAGGAAGGACGCATCAAACTGGATGAAAAGATCACGGCCTACCTGCCCGCTGAAGTAACGGCAAAAGTAACCGGCGCGGAAAAGGTAACGGTGCGGCAGCTGATGAACCACACTTCAGGAATCGCCGAATACAATGATAAGCCGGCTTACGTGAGTTACCTCCTGCAACATCCGCTTCATGTTTTTACCACCATGGATTATCTTGACTATATCAAAGGCGATGATTTGCGCTTTGAACCCGGCAGCAAACGTGTCTACACCAATACCAACTATCTGCTGCTGGCACTGATAGGCGATCAGCTAACCGGCGATCATGCGAAGTATATGCGCGATCAGATTTTCAAACCACTTGGATTGGTGAATTCCTATTATCGTGATTATGCGGACTATCTGCATCAGCCCGGCCTGGTGAATTCTTATTGGGACCGTTACAGCAACGGTGTGCTGGAAAACTGCTCGGCAATGCAACAGGTGAATGTCGGCTCCTTAATCGGAGATGATGGAATCATTGCGGCGCCGGCTGACTATGTCACCTTCCTGAAAGCATTGTTTGAAGATCAATTGCTGTCACCATCCTCCATGGAACAGATGCTGACCTTCGTGAAAAATGATACCGGGAAATATGCTTACGGCTATGGGCTTGGTATCAGCAATGATCCGTATAAAGAGCATGATATCTACGGCCATTCCGGTGGTGGAATAGGAGCGGGTTGCCTGCTCGAATATATTCCTGATAAGGACACTTACTTTTTTATAGGAATCAATATCGGAACCGTTATCAGCAGTCCTGTTACTGAAAAGGCGGAGCATATCAGGGAAGAAATCCTGGATGTGTTGCTGGAAGAATGA
- a CDS encoding LytTR family transcriptional regulator DNA-binding domain-containing protein → MLQSRPYRYNDVKLFLVLIPVIAAINYHLTYINIRLNWFLVLTYLIDTQQGYVGWLCCRAVIIYLDRVYPYQRNTTRRIFLQTFSSSIAGLAAIILQTMLVNRIFTDHPMPVSFFTVDIVIIAIWFLVVNGIYIGLHYYTLWQDTEEARQQEKVLRNDGYMVKFGKKNISIAFADIAGFAIEDEYTVLYTTHSRSYYLDESLDMVEQKLPQEYFFRLNRQSIIHRQLVTGFDRGENGKIQALIRPTEKFPQAIPVSRLKAPAFKSWFQPA, encoded by the coding sequence ATGCTTCAGTCAAGGCCATATCGCTATAATGATGTAAAGCTGTTCCTCGTTCTCATTCCGGTTATCGCCGCCATCAACTATCATCTTACCTATATCAATATCCGGCTAAACTGGTTCCTCGTACTTACCTACCTGATTGATACACAGCAGGGCTATGTCGGCTGGCTTTGTTGCCGGGCTGTCATCATTTACCTCGACCGTGTGTATCCGTATCAACGGAATACCACGAGGCGGATCTTCCTGCAAACCTTCAGCAGCAGCATCGCCGGACTGGCAGCCATCATCTTGCAAACCATGCTCGTGAACCGGATTTTTACCGATCATCCTATGCCGGTATCATTCTTTACGGTTGACATTGTAATAATTGCCATCTGGTTCCTGGTGGTGAACGGTATATACATCGGCCTGCATTATTACACTTTGTGGCAAGACACAGAAGAGGCGCGTCAGCAGGAGAAAGTGTTGCGCAATGACGGCTATATGGTAAAATTCGGCAAGAAGAATATCTCTATCGCCTTTGCCGATATTGCCGGCTTTGCAATTGAAGATGAATACACTGTATTATACACCACACATTCAAGAAGCTATTACCTCGATGAATCGCTTGACATGGTGGAGCAAAAACTGCCGCAAGAATATTTTTTCCGGCTCAACCGGCAATCCATCATCCACCGGCAGCTTGTTACGGGCTTCGACAGGGGTGAAAACGGAAAGATCCAGGCACTGATCAGGCCAACAGAAAAATTTCCTCAGGCCATTCCGGTGAGCCGTTTGAAGGCGCCTGCCTTTAAATCATGGTTTCAGCCCGCTTAG
- a CDS encoding M20/M25/M40 family metallo-hydrolase, with amino-acid sequence MLQANAQVNDSIIIRQIFDQALTKGEAYKNLEVLCRDYGKRLAGSPGAAGAVEYTRRLMQQYGFDSVWLQPCMVPHWVRGEQETAYYVTNKSEKKPLTICALGNSTGTGKKGIMAQVVEVHNFKELDSLGRKNVEGKIVFFNHPFDQTKIRTFEAYGDGVEYRWAGAVKAVQYGAIGVMVRSVATSLDDYPHTGAMHYEDSLPKIPACAVSTLDAEELSAQIRRDPATKIFFRQLCEMLPDEPSFNVIGEIRGTENPEQFITVGGHLDAWETGDGAHDDGSGVMQSVEVLYLLQSLGIRPKHTIRAVMFMNEENGSRGGDKYATEAKSKNENHLFAIESDAGGFAPRGFSFQGDKATIEKVKTWRPLFFPYDINNFEEGGSGADIGHLEGNCKLLSGLMPDPQRYFDYHHAASDTFDKVNRRELELSAAAMTALIYLVDKYGL; translated from the coding sequence ATGCTTCAGGCCAATGCACAGGTAAATGACTCAATCATCATCCGGCAAATTTTCGATCAGGCACTCACAAAGGGAGAAGCATATAAAAACCTGGAAGTGCTTTGCCGTGACTACGGTAAACGGCTGGCAGGTTCGCCCGGTGCGGCTGGTGCAGTTGAATATACGCGCAGGCTGATGCAACAGTATGGTTTCGACTCTGTCTGGTTGCAGCCATGCATGGTGCCGCATTGGGTGCGTGGCGAACAGGAGACCGCTTACTACGTAACTAATAAGTCGGAAAAGAAACCGCTTACCATCTGTGCCCTCGGAAACTCCACCGGCACCGGTAAAAAGGGAATCATGGCGCAGGTTGTTGAGGTGCACAACTTCAAAGAACTTGATTCACTGGGAAGAAAAAATGTGGAAGGGAAAATCGTTTTCTTCAATCATCCTTTTGATCAGACAAAGATCAGGACCTTTGAAGCCTATGGCGACGGTGTGGAATACCGGTGGGCCGGCGCGGTGAAAGCGGTACAGTACGGTGCCATAGGCGTGATGGTGCGTTCTGTCGCCACTTCACTCGATGATTATCCGCATACCGGTGCCATGCATTATGAAGATTCCCTGCCTAAAATTCCAGCCTGTGCCGTCAGTACCCTGGATGCGGAAGAACTGAGTGCACAGATCCGGCGTGATCCCGCGACGAAAATTTTTTTCCGTCAGTTGTGTGAGATGCTGCCCGATGAACCGTCGTTTAATGTAATCGGTGAAATCAGGGGCACTGAAAATCCGGAACAGTTCATCACCGTTGGCGGTCATCTTGATGCTTGGGAAACAGGTGATGGCGCGCATGATGACGGATCCGGCGTCATGCAATCGGTGGAGGTTTTGTACCTGTTGCAATCGCTGGGCATCCGGCCTAAGCACACGATCAGGGCAGTCATGTTTATGAATGAGGAAAATGGCAGCCGTGGAGGAGATAAATATGCCACAGAAGCAAAATCGAAAAATGAAAACCATCTCTTTGCCATTGAATCGGATGCGGGTGGCTTTGCGCCGCGCGGATTTTCATTCCAGGGCGATAAGGCCACCATCGAAAAAGTGAAGACATGGCGGCCGTTATTTTTCCCCTATGATATCAATAATTTTGAAGAAGGCGGCAGCGGTGCCGACATTGGCCACCTCGAAGGAAACTGCAAGCTGCTGTCGGGATTGATGCCTGACCCGCAACGTTATTTTGATTACCACCACGCTGCAAGTGATACCTTCGATAAAGTTAACCGGCGCGAGCTGGAGCTGAGTGCCGCTGCCATGACTGCTTTGATATACCTGGTGGATAAATATGGATTATAG
- the aspS gene encoding aspartate--tRNA ligase has protein sequence MYRTHTCGELRLKDAGSTVTLAGWVQRIRNFGGMLFIDLRDRYGITQLVFPSGQNAEDPERNAAITTIAHELGREYVIAVSGTVTERSNKNASLPTGDIELMVTKLDVLNASKTPPFTIEDETDGGDELRMNYRYLDLRRNINQYNLLHRHRVARAVREYLDGQNFADIETPHLIKSTPEGARDFVVPSRLNPGQFYALPQSPQTFKQLLMVAGYDRYYQIVRCFRDEDLRQDRQPEFTQIDCEMAFVQREDVLNMFEGMVKFVFKEVRGIELPDFPRMSYDAAMHDYGNDKPDIRFAMKLVYLKEGDSNTVGGKNFKVFDEAEIVAGICAKGCAEYTRKQLDELTDFVKRPQIGATGLVYIRCNADGSIKSSIDKFYGAEDLKAIADHFGASPGDLILIMAGNTGRIRKALSELRLEMGNRLGLRKKEEYKPLWVLDFPLFEYDAEEKRWNAMHHPFTSWRHEDEKYFTTDPGRIKANAYDIVLNGVEIGGGSIRIHQRAQQEQMFSMLGMSKEEAFEKFGFILKAFEYGAPPHGGIAFGFDRFCSMTIANQENIRDFIAFPKNNMGRDMMLDAPAEIDDRQKKELGLK, from the coding sequence ATGTACAGAACACATACCTGCGGTGAGCTCAGACTGAAGGATGCAGGATCAACAGTAACCCTCGCAGGATGGGTGCAGCGAATCCGGAATTTCGGTGGCATGCTTTTTATCGATCTGCGCGACCGTTATGGCATCACCCAACTTGTGTTTCCTTCCGGACAGAATGCAGAAGATCCTGAAAGGAATGCGGCCATTACAACGATTGCCCATGAACTGGGCAGGGAATATGTGATCGCGGTTTCCGGAACGGTGACAGAGCGCTCCAACAAAAATGCCAGCCTCCCGACCGGCGATATTGAGTTGATGGTAACAAAGCTTGATGTACTGAATGCATCCAAAACCCCGCCCTTTACTATTGAAGATGAAACCGATGGCGGTGATGAGCTGCGCATGAATTACCGTTACCTCGACTTGCGGCGCAACATCAACCAGTATAACTTATTGCATCGTCACCGCGTGGCTCGCGCTGTTCGTGAATACCTCGACGGCCAAAATTTTGCAGACATTGAAACGCCGCACCTGATCAAATCAACGCCGGAAGGTGCGCGTGATTTTGTTGTTCCGTCGCGGCTGAACCCCGGGCAGTTTTATGCATTACCGCAATCGCCACAAACGTTTAAGCAATTGCTGATGGTGGCAGGATACGACCGTTATTACCAGATAGTGCGTTGTTTTCGGGATGAAGATTTGCGGCAGGACCGGCAGCCGGAATTTACACAGATCGACTGCGAGATGGCTTTTGTGCAGCGCGAAGATGTGCTGAACATGTTTGAAGGCATGGTGAAGTTTGTTTTCAAAGAAGTGCGTGGCATTGAGCTGCCTGATTTCCCGCGCATGTCATACGATGCGGCCATGCATGACTATGGCAACGATAAACCCGACATTCGTTTTGCTATGAAACTGGTGTACCTGAAAGAAGGCGACAGTAATACGGTGGGAGGAAAAAACTTCAAGGTGTTTGATGAAGCGGAAATAGTGGCAGGCATCTGCGCGAAAGGATGTGCGGAATATACCCGGAAGCAACTCGATGAACTGACGGATTTTGTGAAGCGTCCGCAGATTGGGGCAACAGGATTGGTTTATATCCGGTGCAATGCAGATGGCAGCATCAAATCATCCATTGATAAATTTTATGGAGCGGAAGATTTAAAAGCTATCGCTGATCATTTTGGGGCCTCACCGGGTGACCTGATACTTATAATGGCCGGCAACACAGGCAGAATAAGGAAAGCATTAAGTGAGTTGCGACTCGAAATGGGTAACCGTCTCGGGCTGCGGAAGAAGGAAGAATATAAACCATTGTGGGTGCTCGATTTTCCATTGTTTGAATATGATGCGGAAGAGAAAAGGTGGAATGCCATGCATCATCCTTTCACTTCATGGCGGCATGAAGACGAAAAATATTTTACAACGGATCCGGGCAGGATAAAAGCGAATGCTTATGATATCGTATTGAATGGCGTTGAAATCGGTGGTGGTTCCATCCGTATTCATCAGCGTGCACAGCAGGAACAAATGTTCAGCATGCTGGGCATGAGTAAAGAAGAAGCCTTTGAAAAGTTTGGCTTCATCCTGAAAGCATTTGAATATGGCGCACCACCGCATGGCGGTATTGCCTTTGGTTTCGACCGGTTCTGTTCCATGACCATTGCCAACCAGGAAAACATACGCGACTTTATTGCTTTTCCCAAAAACAATATGGGAAGAGATATGATGCTCGATGCTCCGGCTGAGATTGATGACAGGCAGAAAAAGGAACTGGGATTGAAGTAG
- a CDS encoding energy transducer TonB: MKILLPFSLFLLLIAPQLHAQEYLLSCSRWADMANKSVRNTPSTIAIDSSLITISQGPTNLYLVITKQSRRENIFNYEVIDPNDQAATATFSPEEMTFDYRAGQFWVRYYIENIQRPEKAIAGETDRDTTTAASDTTVTEDTKIYESATLLPEYPGGKEAMDLFIAQNLKYPAAAKKGNIKGIVTITAVVEKDGSLTDVKVKKDIGGGCGEEAVRVVKMMPTFIPGQIKNEDKRVRTSISMFFPPK; this comes from the coding sequence ATGAAAATATTATTGCCGTTTTCCTTATTTCTACTGCTGATTGCTCCGCAACTTCATGCACAGGAGTATCTCCTCTCCTGTTCACGGTGGGCTGACATGGCGAACAAGTCTGTACGCAACACACCTTCCACCATTGCCATCGACAGCTCGCTGATCACTATTTCACAGGGACCGACCAACCTTTATCTTGTAATTACGAAGCAATCGCGCCGTGAAAACATCTTTAATTATGAAGTAATCGATCCCAATGATCAGGCTGCCACCGCCACTTTTTCGCCTGAGGAGATGACCTTTGATTACAGGGCCGGGCAGTTTTGGGTACGGTATTACATTGAAAACATTCAACGGCCGGAAAAAGCCATAGCTGGTGAAACAGACCGTGACACGACAACTGCTGCAAGTGATACCACAGTTACCGAAGACACAAAGATCTATGAGTCCGCTACATTGTTACCGGAATATCCCGGCGGGAAAGAAGCTATGGATCTTTTTATTGCTCAGAATCTGAAGTACCCGGCAGCGGCGAAAAAGGGTAATATAAAAGGCATTGTCACCATCACCGCTGTAGTGGAAAAAGATGGTTCACTCACGGATGTTAAGGTTAAAAAAGATATTGGCGGCGGTTGCGGTGAAGAAGCGGTGCGCGTGGTGAAGATGATGCCGACATTTATTCCCGGGCAAATAAAGAACGAAGACAAGCGAGTGCGAACCAGCATCAGCATGTTCTTCCCGCCTAAGTAA
- a CDS encoding lysoplasmalogenase — MISSIFSFRSFFIVAAIHLAAIAGGETLQVLAILSKPLLLLMLTIIFFTQSRSALPAFRNLVGSALMFSWAGDVLLLFQEKDADFFLAGLISFLAAHVCYLLAFNITSVHPAKTLLRQKPWIALLFIGYGVLFFFLIRNGLGNMLLPVMTYMAVILFMALNALNRFRRVDTGSFSLVFGGALCFLLSDSLLACNKFAAPVPMAGLLIMLTYIAAQYLITKGCLQQIAAASIHARPVSA, encoded by the coding sequence ATGATCAGCAGTATTTTTTCCTTCCGCTCTTTTTTTATCGTTGCCGCCATACACCTCGCCGCCATCGCGGGCGGTGAAACGCTGCAGGTTTTGGCCATCTTGTCGAAGCCGTTGCTGTTGCTCATGCTGACCATTATTTTTTTTACGCAGTCGCGATCAGCTCTTCCTGCATTCCGCAACCTGGTCGGTTCCGCTTTAATGTTTAGTTGGGCAGGTGATGTGTTGTTGTTATTCCAGGAAAAGGATGCTGACTTTTTCCTGGCCGGCCTGATCAGTTTCCTGGCGGCACATGTTTGTTACCTCCTTGCATTCAATATAACGTCCGTTCATCCGGCTAAAACTTTGCTCCGGCAAAAACCATGGATCGCGCTTTTGTTTATAGGATATGGCGTTTTGTTTTTCTTCCTGATAAGAAATGGTTTGGGCAATATGTTATTACCGGTCATGACCTATATGGCAGTGATTTTATTCATGGCACTCAACGCTTTGAACAGGTTCCGACGGGTGGATACCGGCAGTTTCAGTTTGGTTTTTGGCGGAGCATTGTGCTTCTTGCTGAGCGACTCTTTGCTGGCCTGCAATAAGTTTGCGGCGCCTGTTCCCATGGCAGGATTGCTGATAATGCTGACCTATATTGCCGCGCAGTATTTAATTACAAAGGGATGCCTTCAGCAAATAGCAGCAGCTAGCATTCATGCAAGACCGGTATCAGCATAA
- a CDS encoding sterol desaturase family protein encodes MPINPIVLSIPVFFILIGIEIIYDRIAHKDLYRLNDAISNISCGIFEQITGTFAKVFTVALYAVVYDKLRFFTVPDKWYWLVVLFLGVDFFYYWAHRMSHEINLFWAGHVVHHQSEEYNLSVALRQGALQKVFTAGFYLPLALLGFSPAWFLLLSAYNTLYQFWIHTEAIRNMGPLEYIFNTPSHHRVHHGRNPRYIDRNHGGTLIIWDMLFGTFQQEEEKVVYGITTPTQRWDPVAAHLSPFTNMWSDLRLVKEWPDKIKLLFMKPGWLPAKYGGYREPKAVQADSYVKFNTQLNFEMNIYLLLHFLFILGGSSFFLFNLNQLSVTGQLTGAALITASVMSTGYLFEAKPLAAMVEYGRLLLVAVILFWLLKNSAVFIYVVPAVVMIVLLSVLWLQKYYRLPFSKTTA; translated from the coding sequence ATGCCCATCAATCCCATTGTGCTTTCCATTCCTGTCTTCTTCATCCTGATAGGTATTGAAATTATTTATGACCGCATTGCCCATAAAGACCTTTACCGTTTAAATGATGCCATCAGCAATATCAGTTGCGGCATCTTTGAACAGATTACAGGAACCTTTGCGAAAGTATTTACAGTGGCTCTGTATGCAGTAGTGTATGATAAGCTGCGTTTTTTTACGGTACCGGATAAGTGGTATTGGCTGGTGGTGCTTTTCCTGGGCGTTGATTTTTTCTACTACTGGGCGCACCGGATGAGCCATGAGATTAACCTGTTCTGGGCCGGCCATGTGGTGCACCATCAGAGCGAAGAATACAATCTTTCTGTGGCATTGCGGCAGGGCGCATTGCAAAAGGTTTTTACAGCCGGTTTCTACCTGCCACTTGCCTTGCTGGGCTTCAGCCCTGCCTGGTTTCTGCTCCTCAGCGCTTACAATACTTTATACCAGTTCTGGATTCATACCGAGGCCATTCGCAATATGGGGCCGTTGGAATATATTTTCAACACACCATCGCACCACCGTGTGCACCATGGCAGAAATCCAAGATACATTGACCGCAATCACGGAGGCACTTTGATAATCTGGGATATGCTGTTTGGTACTTTTCAGCAGGAAGAAGAGAAAGTGGTGTATGGCATCACCACACCAACACAACGCTGGGATCCGGTGGCAGCGCATCTCAGTCCTTTCACCAATATGTGGAGCGATCTCAGACTGGTGAAAGAATGGCCGGATAAGATCAAGCTGTTGTTTATGAAACCCGGCTGGCTGCCGGCAAAGTATGGCGGTTACCGCGAGCCCAAAGCGGTGCAGGCAGACAGCTACGTTAAATTCAACACACAGCTGAACTTTGAGATGAATATTTACCTGCTGCTGCATTTTCTGTTCATTCTAGGTGGTTCATCTTTTTTCCTGTTTAACCTTAACCAACTCTCTGTCACCGGTCAGCTGACTGGGGCTGCACTCATCACGGCATCCGTGATGTCAACCGGCTACCTGTTTGAAGCAAAACCGCTTGCTGCAATGGTTGAGTACGGAAGGCTTTTATTGGTTGCCGTAATATTGTTCTGGCTGTTAAAAAATTCCGCGGTTTTTATTTATGTAGTTCCCGCTGTGGTGATGATAGTATTACTGTCGGTTTTATGGTTGCAGAAATATTACCGCCTTCCTTTTTCCAAAACAACAGCATAG
- a CDS encoding DinB family protein: MQKTKLLRLFNALEASRKKLLDDLKKLDQPSLQFKPDPNQWSVSQVLNHLQFSERASIAYAAKKMQGGKAVKKTGIAATIRAEALSLFLRSGYKWKAPAVLAAASENLPFDEVLQRWDETRRQMKYFLENLPDDLISREIYKHPRAGRLNAMQMMQFFGDHFNHHLPQINRVKKAMKEIKS; the protein is encoded by the coding sequence ATGCAAAAAACAAAACTGCTCCGGCTGTTCAATGCGCTTGAAGCATCGCGGAAAAAATTACTCGATGACCTTAAAAAACTGGATCAGCCATCGCTTCAGTTTAAACCGGATCCCAATCAGTGGTCGGTCAGCCAGGTGTTAAATCATTTGCAATTTTCTGAACGTGCCTCTATTGCTTATGCAGCCAAAAAAATGCAGGGTGGAAAGGCAGTAAAGAAAACGGGAATAGCAGCCACCATCCGTGCGGAGGCGCTATCACTTTTCCTCCGCTCCGGTTATAAATGGAAAGCGCCTGCGGTGCTGGCTGCCGCTTCTGAAAACCTGCCATTTGACGAAGTGCTGCAACGGTGGGATGAAACACGCAGGCAAATGAAATACTTTCTGGAAAACCTTCCGGATGATCTTATCAGCCGTGAAATCTACAAACATCCGCGTGCCGGCAGGCTCAATGCGATGCAGATGATGCAATTTTTCGGTGATCATTTTAACCATCACCTGCCGCAGATCAACCGTGTGAAGAAAGCGATGAAGGAAATCAAATCATAA
- a CDS encoding OmpH family outer membrane protein: MKSSLLIAWNIVLTVIIAALLYIQLGSHKTTAAASDTTPAVSSATGVASDARIATINIDSMQNNYALFVNKKKELEQKQKQMEATLAKKGQELQSEYARAQQQAATMTQQQLAETEQSLQKKQADIQQLQGQLSGDLQNQLDKFNKELKDSLDSFLKDYNASGKYTVILSVVEGGQVLYAEPQYDITGDAITGMNARLKKKPD, from the coding sequence ATGAAATCATCCCTGCTCATTGCCTGGAATATTGTGCTTACCGTAATCATTGCCGCACTGTTATATATTCAGTTAGGCAGTCATAAAACAACCGCTGCCGCCAGCGACACCACACCGGCAGTGTCATCAGCAACCGGTGTGGCGTCCGATGCACGCATCGCTACCATCAATATCGATTCCATGCAAAACAATTATGCCTTGTTTGTTAATAAGAAGAAAGAACTCGAACAAAAGCAGAAACAGATGGAAGCCACGCTGGCGAAAAAAGGGCAGGAGCTGCAATCAGAATATGCTCGCGCACAGCAGCAGGCTGCCACCATGACGCAGCAGCAACTGGCGGAAACTGAACAAAGCCTGCAAAAAAAACAGGCGGATATCCAGCAGTTGCAGGGTCAGCTGAGTGGCGATCTTCAAAACCAACTCGATAAGTTCAACAAAGAGCTGAAAGATTCTCTTGATTCATTTCTGAAGGATTACAATGCTTCCGGTAAATATACCGTCATACTTTCTGTGGTAGAAGGCGGACAGGTATTGTATGCCGAGCCGCAGTATGATATTACCGGTGATGCGATTACCGGCATGAATGCACGCCTGAAAAAGAAGCCAGATTAA
- a CDS encoding gliding motility-associated C-terminal domain-containing protein, with translation MRGVFLIICLFAGYAAGAQINITFTIDVTGSAVGAGGMHIAGQFATDSAISINADWNPAAPGSKMTHLSGSTYQLLVTFPFSAAGKLLEFEFVRDSVWNNNTGDVSEGNPNDCCLDLTCGLSDQSGGINRVITIPACSGSYDCSWNICASLIPGPDPVITVSPGNIIICKGESVQLNAASSTAVSWQADPTLSCLLCNNPLASPDTTTYYYAFAAIGSCMAVETVLVEVVVPAVTAAADTVLCNGASAQLYATGSGNITWTPATGLSCSSCDNPVASPASTILYYATASAGNCFAKDSVLVTVETISVEAGTDEQLLLGDSVMLHGSGASQYQWQPPDGLSCTDCASPVAMPIVSATYTLTGTSDNGCKATDEVTLIVIVPCDGIFFPNAFTPNGDGRNETFGPVSNFHPAINAFRIYNRWGEMVFESKSFSSQWNGNLHGEPQPTGAYAYDLTLLCDGRQVELKGIVSLLR, from the coding sequence ATGAGAGGAGTTTTTTTAATAATCTGCTTATTCGCTGGATACGCTGCAGGCGCTCAGATAAATATCACCTTCACTATTGATGTTACCGGATCTGCTGTTGGTGCCGGAGGCATGCACATTGCCGGACAGTTTGCGACCGACAGCGCCATCAGTATTAATGCAGACTGGAATCCGGCTGCTCCCGGCAGCAAAATGACGCACCTGTCAGGATCAACTTACCAACTCCTCGTCACTTTCCCGTTCAGTGCAGCCGGCAAATTGCTGGAGTTTGAATTTGTACGGGACAGTGTTTGGAACAATAACACGGGAGATGTAAGCGAAGGCAATCCCAATGACTGCTGTCTTGATCTCACCTGCGGTCTAAGCGATCAGAGCGGTGGCATCAACCGGGTGATTACGATTCCTGCATGCTCGGGCAGCTATGATTGTTCCTGGAATATATGTGCATCGCTGATTCCGGGCCCTGATCCTGTAATAACTGTTTCGCCCGGCAACATCATCATCTGTAAAGGAGAATCCGTGCAGCTGAATGCGGCAAGCAGCACTGCTGTCTCCTGGCAGGCAGATCCTACCTTAAGCTGCCTGCTTTGCAATAACCCGTTAGCCTCGCCTGATACCACTACGTATTACTACGCATTCGCAGCTATTGGCAGCTGCATGGCGGTGGAAACTGTTTTGGTGGAAGTGGTGGTTCCTGCAGTCACCGCTGCTGCAGATACTGTTTTATGTAATGGCGCATCGGCGCAATTATATGCAACCGGCAGCGGAAATATAACATGGACGCCGGCCACAGGGTTGAGTTGCTCATCATGTGATAATCCGGTGGCTTCACCGGCCTCCACCATCCTGTACTATGCTACTGCATCAGCAGGTAATTGCTTCGCGAAGGACAGTGTTTTAGTTACGGTGGAAACGATCAGCGTGGAGGCAGGCACTGATGAACAACTCTTGCTGGGAGACAGTGTAATGCTGCATGGATCGGGTGCGTCACAATACCAATGGCAGCCGCCTGACGGACTGAGCTGCACGGATTGTGCTTCGCCGGTGGCAATGCCTATTGTATCGGCTACCTATACACTAACAGGCACTTCAGACAATGGATGCAAAGCTACGGATGAAGTTACCCTCATCGTGATTGTGCCCTGCGATGGTATTTTTTTTCCTAATGCATTCACGCCGAATGGCGACGGACGCAATGAAACATTCGGTCCGGTCAGCAACTTTCATCCGGCGATCAATGCATTCCGGATATACAACCGCTGGGGTGAAATGGTATTTGAATCAAAAAGTTTCAGCAGTCAATGGAATGGGAACCTTCACGGCGAGCCACAACCCACCGGCGCCTATGCTTATGATTTAACGCTGCTGTGTGATGGCAGGCAGGTTGAATTGAAAGGCATTGTATCACTCCTCCGGTGA